A genomic region of Caldicellulosiruptor acetigenus contains the following coding sequences:
- a CDS encoding sigma-70 family RNA polymerase sigma factor — MQQAVTKQLDKAQRQLLIADNLKLVYHVANKFMPCPKGYMYEVDDLISEGYFGLVVAAKNFNPSLGVTFSTYACKVIESRIKRSLPKYKLSSAISLDSPVSKEPEEDTSTVGDIISDGYSVEREVIRKDTLDRLQRYFDALTDEEKERVLYYISTGKNPPASDKVFRSARRKIIAKMRQEQFEADLDDLTIFISCPAVHVATGNGYFSSPVETAVIAREEKRKQLEILSLIPQLDKLRMLKQQGEQDRMKLLAAKWEVEEFIERHWDNLTVYNVRLLKDYFVFCLSHLSMVQKYGSKYREQIKRVVKKITG; from the coding sequence ATGCAGCAGGCAGTAACTAAACAGCTTGACAAGGCACAAAGGCAGCTTCTAATTGCCGACAATTTAAAGCTTGTGTATCATGTGGCAAACAAGTTTATGCCATGTCCTAAGGGCTACATGTATGAAGTTGATGACCTTATTAGTGAGGGTTACTTTGGTTTGGTTGTGGCAGCTAAAAACTTTAATCCCAGTTTAGGAGTAACATTTTCAACCTATGCTTGCAAGGTGATTGAAAGCAGGATAAAAAGAAGCTTGCCAAAGTACAAATTATCTTCTGCCATCTCTTTGGACAGTCCAGTATCAAAAGAACCAGAAGAAGATACATCTACAGTTGGAGATATAATCTCAGATGGTTATTCAGTCGAAAGAGAAGTAATCAGAAAAGATACTCTTGATAGGCTTCAAAGGTATTTTGATGCTTTGACCGATGAGGAAAAAGAGAGGGTTTTATACTACATCTCCACAGGAAAAAATCCACCTGCCAGCGATAAGGTGTTCAGAAGTGCAAGAAGGAAGATAATAGCCAAGATGAGACAAGAACAGTTTGAGGCAGACCTTGATGATTTGACAATTTTCATATCCTGTCCAGCGGTGCATGTAGCAACGGGCAATGGTTACTTTTCATCTCCAGTTGAAACTGCAGTTATTGCAAGAGAGGAGAAAAGAAAACAGCTTGAAATCCTGTCTTTAATTCCACAATTGGACAAGCTGAGAATGTTAAAACAGCAAGGCGAACAGGATAGAATGAAACTTCTTGCTGCCAAGTGGGAAGTGGAAGAGTTTATTGAAAGGCACTGGGATAACCTCACAGTTTACAATGTCAGACTTCTCAAAGACTATTTTGTTTTTTGTCTTTCTCATCTGTCCATGGTGCAAAAGTATGGCAGCAAGTACAGAGAGCAAATAAAGAGAGTGGTCAAAAAGATAACTGGATAG
- a CDS encoding IS256 family transposase codes for MEKNEIFETAKNMAIEQVLNMYCSKDDPTRPALKQLLENLLEWFMLSERNIYLAKNQNDKGNGFYDRTLATSVGTLEISVPRARSGNFRPSILPEPYKRVDDSYTALLMSLVASGYSESSLLQTLKNLNLPYSENEILKIKEDLKNELQLFKQRELPSSAFALIIDGYHCEIKDNSKVKQATCYVVLGIDLEGKKDIFGVYTFFGKENKADWTKVFEDLITRGLKEVLIVISDDFPGIIDAVKLAYPLTDHQLCFVHLQRNVRKHMSKEDASAFNKSLDKLRISSSDFDEAVLKFKELCKEYLVKYPRFVKGISEKAEFYLAHMKYPEELRKHIYTTNAVESINSIIEKIRVNSGGYFQSIDVLEINVYLQRENLRRTKWKNGVPSIRKCLNNITQLYNLRYKLETQNS; via the coding sequence ATGGAGAAAAATGAAATTTTTGAAACTGCAAAAAACATGGCTATTGAACAAGTTCTAAACATGTATTGTTCCAAAGATGACCCTACTCGCCCAGCTTTAAAGCAACTTTTAGAAAACTTGCTCGAGTGGTTTATGTTGTCTGAAAGAAATATTTATCTTGCTAAAAACCAAAATGACAAAGGTAATGGTTTTTACGATAGAACACTCGCAACCTCTGTTGGAACACTCGAGATTTCTGTGCCAAGAGCTCGCTCCGGAAATTTTAGACCTTCTATTCTACCTGAACCATATAAAAGAGTTGATGATTCTTACACCGCCCTACTTATGTCTTTAGTCGCAAGCGGTTATTCTGAAAGCTCTCTCCTTCAAACATTGAAAAACTTAAATCTTCCTTATTCCGAAAACGAAATCCTAAAAATCAAAGAAGACCTCAAAAATGAACTTCAATTATTTAAACAAAGAGAATTACCTTCAAGTGCCTTCGCACTTATTATTGATGGTTACCACTGTGAAATCAAAGATAATTCTAAGGTTAAACAGGCTACTTGTTATGTTGTGCTTGGTATCGACTTAGAAGGTAAAAAAGACATTTTTGGTGTTTACACTTTCTTCGGCAAAGAAAATAAGGCTGATTGGACAAAAGTATTTGAAGACTTAATTACAAGAGGTCTTAAGGAAGTTCTAATTGTCATAAGCGATGACTTTCCTGGCATCATAGACGCTGTCAAACTTGCTTATCCTCTTACAGACCATCAACTATGTTTTGTCCACCTTCAACGCAACGTTAGAAAACATATGTCAAAAGAAGACGCTTCAGCTTTTAACAAAAGTTTAGACAAACTTAGAATTTCTTCATCTGATTTTGATGAAGCTGTATTGAAATTTAAAGAACTTTGTAAAGAATACCTTGTAAAATATCCTCGCTTTGTCAAGGGAATATCCGAAAAAGCAGAGTTCTATCTTGCCCATATGAAATATCCTGAAGAATTAAGAAAGCATATTTATACCACAAACGCTGTTGAAAGTATCAACAGTATAATTGAGAAAATTAGAGTAAATTCAGGTGGGTATTTTCAGTCTATTGATGTTTTAGAAATTAATGTTTACTTACAACGTGAGAATTTACGCCGCACAAAATGGAAAAATGGAGTTCCCAGTATTAGAAAATGTCTTAATAATATAACCCAACTTTACAACTTACGTTATAAATTGGAAACACAAAATTCTTGA
- a CDS encoding ribbon-helix-helix domain-containing protein yields MAVSKKNTRVLVTMPKELREKLQEMANKENRTLSNFVLTIIQKYLEELEKHSS; encoded by the coding sequence ATGGCTGTATCAAAAAAAAACACTCGTGTGCTTGTAACAATGCCAAAGGAATTGAGAGAAAAGCTCCAAGAGATGGCCAACAAAGAAAACAGGACTTTGAGTAATTTCGTGCTGACTATTATTCAAAAATACCTTGAGGAATTAGAAAAACACTCTTCATAA
- the sigK gene encoding RNA polymerase sporulation sigma factor SigK, protein MFYIENQSSFPQPMSSEEEEMYLNKMWEGCKEARNILIEKNLRLVAHIAKKYTFSFPNLTDDIISVGTIGLIKAIETYSKAKSTKLSTYAAKCIENEILMYLRQNKKFLSQLSLENPIGSDKDGNEITLMDVLQNDQDDIDEQVDLKIQIKNLLKKLDKILKGREKKIIELRYGLKNGIERTQMEVATLLGISRSYVSRIEKKALQKLYGELQNLSDGI, encoded by the coding sequence ATGTTTTACATCGAAAATCAAAGCTCATTCCCCCAACCGATGTCTTCTGAAGAAGAAGAAATGTATCTGAACAAGATGTGGGAAGGCTGCAAAGAGGCGCGAAATATTCTCATTGAAAAAAATCTGCGTCTTGTTGCGCATATAGCCAAAAAATACACATTTTCATTCCCCAATTTAACAGATGATATCATTTCTGTTGGCACAATTGGTCTTATAAAAGCGATTGAGACTTATTCTAAAGCTAAGTCCACAAAGCTTTCCACATATGCGGCAAAATGTATCGAGAACGAGATACTGATGTATTTAAGACAAAACAAAAAATTTTTGTCCCAGCTTTCACTTGAAAATCCGATTGGTAGCGACAAAGACGGAAATGAGATAACTTTAATGGACGTTTTGCAAAACGACCAGGACGACATAGACGAGCAGGTTGACTTAAAAATCCAGATAAAAAATCTTTTGAAAAAGCTTGACAAAATTTTAAAAGGTCGCGAAAAGAAGATTATTGAGCTCAGATACGGGCTTAAAAATGGCATAGAAAGAACACAGATGGAGGTTGCAACCCTGCTTGGCATTTCCCGTTCATACGTCTCACGAATAGAGAAAAAGGCACTTCAAAAGCTCTATGGCGAGCTTCAGAATTTAAGTGATGGTATATAA
- a CDS encoding peptidase U32 family protein, whose protein sequence is MMNIKKPELVAPAGDLEKLKTAILYGADSVYIGGREFGLRKYAGNFDFDEMKEGIDFAHKHGKKVYLTANIFARNEDIKKIDEFFDIIKNFEFDGIIVSDPGVFMKAKKLGIPIHISTQANTTNYESARFWHQLGAKRIVLARELSLDEIREIRENIPESLELEAFVHGAVCISYSGRCFLSAYMTYRDANRGECAHPCRYKYYVMEEKRPGQYFEVFEDVDGTYIFNSKDLCMVEHIDKLVFSGIDAFKIEGRMKSSFYVATVVSVYRKAIDKFIKDPEHFEPEPQWLEEIAKCSHRSYTTNFYFGKPDHDDYRFESSKYVREYEFVGIVKEVLGDDWAVVEQRNRFFKGDTVEVMLPNGTYFVQRLDRIYDLEGNPLEVVPHAQQLTKIKFDRPVVEFAMLRKKIES, encoded by the coding sequence ATGATGAATATAAAAAAGCCTGAACTTGTTGCACCTGCGGGTGATTTGGAAAAGCTCAAAACTGCAATTTTGTACGGCGCAGACAGCGTGTATATTGGCGGTAGAGAATTTGGGCTCAGAAAATATGCGGGCAATTTTGATTTTGATGAGATGAAAGAGGGCATTGATTTTGCACATAAACATGGCAAAAAGGTGTATCTTACAGCTAACATATTCGCAAGGAATGAAGATATTAAGAAAATAGATGAGTTTTTTGACATTATAAAAAACTTTGAATTTGACGGAATAATTGTGTCCGACCCAGGGGTATTCATGAAAGCCAAAAAGCTTGGGATACCTATTCATATAAGCACCCAGGCAAATACAACAAACTATGAATCTGCCCGTTTTTGGCATCAGCTTGGTGCAAAAAGAATTGTGCTTGCAAGAGAGCTGTCTTTGGATGAAATCAGAGAAATAAGAGAAAATATCCCTGAGAGCCTTGAGCTTGAGGCTTTTGTCCATGGGGCGGTCTGCATTTCATATTCAGGCAGATGTTTTTTAAGCGCGTATATGACATACAGAGACGCAAACAGGGGCGAGTGCGCTCATCCGTGCAGGTATAAATATTATGTCATGGAAGAAAAAAGACCAGGCCAGTATTTTGAGGTGTTTGAAGATGTTGATGGCACTTATATCTTTAACTCAAAAGATCTTTGCATGGTTGAGCATATTGACAAGCTTGTTTTTTCAGGGATTGATGCTTTTAAGATTGAAGGAAGGATGAAAAGTAGTTTCTACGTTGCAACAGTTGTAAGTGTGTACAGAAAAGCAATTGACAAGTTTATAAAAGACCCTGAACATTTTGAGCCAGAACCTCAGTGGCTTGAAGAGATTGCAAAGTGTTCTCACAGAAGTTACACAACAAACTTTTATTTTGGAAAGCCAGATCATGACGACTATAGATTTGAGTCAAGCAAATATGTCAGAGAATATGAATTTGTCGGGATTGTCAAAGAGGTTTTGGGTGACGACTGGGCTGTAGTTGAGCAAAGAAACAGGTTTTTCAAAGGAGATACTGTTGAGGTTATGCTCCCAAACGGGACATATTTTGTTCAGAGGCTAGATAGAATTTATGACCTCGAAGGAAATCCCTTGGAGGTTGTTCCTCATGCACAGCAGCTTACAAAAATAAAATTTGACAGACCTGTTGTAGAGTTTGCAATGCTAAGAAAGAAAATAGAAAGTTAA
- a CDS encoding O-methyltransferase, which yields MDISQDILNQFIRSKLTNMDPRLSKIEKEAQKRNIPIVSREVSRLLTILSMLRKPKRILEIGTAVGFSALSMHIGFPEAKIITIEMDFDMVMEAKKNIKEFGAQDKIVIIGGEAEEVLAAIEGEFDMIFFDAAKAQYIDYFNLTKEKMAKNCLLICDNVLFKGMVVGRRYLKRRMITIAKRMNKFIKMIEDDPDFVMTLLPISDGVLIAVRK from the coding sequence ATGGATATATCGCAGGACATTTTGAACCAGTTTATAAGAAGCAAGCTTACAAATATGGACCCAAGACTTTCCAAGATTGAAAAAGAGGCTCAAAAGAGAAATATACCAATAGTTTCAAGAGAGGTATCACGGCTTTTGACAATACTTTCAATGCTGAGAAAACCAAAGAGAATATTGGAGATTGGCACTGCAGTAGGGTTTTCAGCGCTGTCCATGCACATAGGCTTTCCTGAAGCAAAGATTATTACAATAGAGATGGATTTCGACATGGTTATGGAAGCTAAAAAAAATATAAAGGAATTTGGTGCTCAGGACAAAATAGTTATTATTGGTGGTGAGGCGGAAGAGGTGCTGGCGGCAATTGAAGGTGAGTTTGACATGATATTTTTTGATGCCGCAAAAGCTCAGTATATTGATTATTTCAACCTTACCAAAGAGAAGATGGCTAAAAACTGCCTCCTTATATGTGACAACGTGCTTTTTAAAGGAATGGTTGTAGGAAGAAGATATCTTAAGAGAAGGATGATAACAATTGCAAAGAGAATGAACAAGTTCATAAAAATGATAGAAGATGACCCTGACTTTGTAATGACACTTCTTCCCATCAGCGACGGGGTCTTGATAGCCGTAAGAAAGTAG
- the mltG gene encoding endolytic transglycosylase MltG gives MRLWQKSFKYYLVVLLFLVLMVSLVYVSLKHQKGKVIEAVVEIPQNTSTKDVAMILKKNGIIKNPYFFMFYVKLNNYKIAAGKYKLSSDMTYEQLCKALEKGFVPKAPIKFTIPEGFTAQQIAKKLQSLGLVDEKKFLEAVNSYDFNFKYKYSSKEVKYKLEGFLFPDTYEVYPGTSEKDIIRMMLNRFLEVYESIKDKKTTDLDDVQTVILASIVEKEAKKDSERGIIAGVFLNRLQRGIKLESCATVEYVLPIHKELLSLQDVRIKSPYNTYLKKGLPPSAICSPGKKSLLAALDPAKTDYLFFVAKKDGTHIFSKTFEDHLKAQKQIEEGKK, from the coding sequence ATGAGATTATGGCAAAAAAGTTTTAAATATTATTTGGTTGTATTACTCTTCTTAGTCTTAATGGTCTCACTTGTTTATGTATCACTCAAACATCAAAAAGGAAAAGTAATCGAAGCTGTGGTTGAGATTCCACAAAATACGTCCACAAAAGATGTTGCTATGATTTTAAAGAAAAATGGGATTATAAAAAACCCATACTTTTTTATGTTTTATGTCAAACTCAACAACTACAAGATAGCAGCAGGAAAATACAAGCTTTCGTCTGATATGACATATGAGCAGCTGTGCAAAGCTCTTGAAAAAGGTTTTGTTCCAAAAGCTCCCATTAAGTTTACTATTCCAGAAGGGTTCACAGCCCAGCAGATTGCCAAAAAACTCCAAAGTCTTGGACTTGTAGATGAAAAAAAGTTTTTAGAAGCTGTGAATAGTTATGACTTTAATTTTAAGTATAAATACAGTTCAAAAGAAGTAAAGTATAAGCTTGAAGGGTTTTTGTTCCCCGATACATATGAAGTATATCCCGGCACTTCAGAAAAAGATATTATAAGAATGATGCTAAATAGATTTTTAGAGGTATATGAAAGCATAAAGGATAAAAAGACAACAGATTTAGATGATGTTCAGACAGTTATACTTGCCTCAATTGTTGAGAAAGAGGCAAAAAAAGATAGTGAAAGAGGAATTATTGCTGGTGTGTTTTTAAACAGGCTACAAAGAGGTATAAAACTTGAAAGCTGTGCAACTGTAGAATATGTACTTCCCATTCACAAAGAGCTTCTTTCTTTGCAGGATGTGAGAATAAAATCGCCGTACAATACATACCTTAAAAAAGGACTGCCGCCTTCTGCTATCTGCAGCCCAGGCAAAAAAAGCCTTCTTGCAGCTTTAGATCCTGCAAAAACAGATTATCTATTTTTTGTTGCCAAAAAGGATGGAACTCATATATTTTCAAAGACATTTGAAGACCATTTGAAGGCTCAAAAACAAATAGAAGAAGGGAAAAAATAA
- the typA gene encoding translational GTPase TypA: MLTPRDDIRNIAIIAHVDHGKTTLVDAMLKQSGIFRENQVVEERVLDSNQLEREKGITIMAKNTAIMYKGIKINIIDTPGHADFGSEVERSLVMADGVLLVIDAYEGPMPQTKFVLRKALQLKLKPIVVINKIDRPFARPYEVLDKVLDLFIELGADEDQLDFPYVFASAKEGIAKFNLDDESKNLEPLFEMIVKNIPAPSGYIDAPFQMIVTSIDYDNYLGRIAIGKVVRGSVKVGQQVAVCTKEEGVLQKTTVTKLYQFEGLKRVECLEAKLGDIIAIAGIEGINIGQTVTDAENPEPLEFIKIDEPTISMIFSTNDSPFAGKEGEYVTSRHLRERLFKELERNVGLKVEETDSPDSFKVSGRGELHLAILIETMRREGYEFQVSKPQVITKIVNGELYEPYEYLIIDVPEEFMGTVMEKLGPRRAQLQNMTILNDGFMRLELIIPARGLIGFRSEFLTDTKGNGIMNHVFYDYMPYAGDIPERNRGALIAFETGEAVTYGLYNAQGRGRLFIGPGTQVYEGMIVGESSRPEDIVVNVCKKKHLTNMRSATADEALRLTPPVQLSLEECIEFLAEDELLEVTPKSLRLRKKILNHEMRKKMESRAKKEEKEPVF; this comes from the coding sequence ATGCTAACCCCAAGAGATGACATCAGAAACATCGCTATAATTGCCCATGTTGACCATGGCAAAACAACCCTTGTAGATGCAATGCTAAAACAAAGTGGGATATTCCGCGAAAATCAAGTAGTAGAAGAAAGAGTTTTAGATTCAAACCAGCTTGAAAGAGAAAAAGGAATTACCATAATGGCCAAAAACACAGCCATTATGTACAAAGGTATAAAGATAAATATCATAGACACACCGGGACATGCAGATTTTGGAAGCGAAGTTGAAAGGTCGCTTGTTATGGCAGATGGCGTGCTTCTGGTTATAGATGCCTATGAAGGTCCAATGCCCCAGACAAAGTTTGTGCTCAGAAAAGCTTTGCAGCTTAAACTCAAGCCAATTGTTGTTATAAATAAAATTGACAGGCCTTTTGCAAGACCATATGAGGTTTTGGACAAGGTTCTGGACCTATTTATTGAGCTTGGAGCAGACGAAGACCAGCTTGACTTCCCATATGTTTTTGCATCGGCAAAAGAGGGGATTGCCAAGTTTAATTTAGATGATGAGAGCAAAAATTTAGAGCCACTTTTTGAGATGATAGTAAAAAATATTCCCGCCCCCTCTGGGTATATCGATGCACCTTTTCAAATGATTGTGACATCAATCGACTATGACAACTACTTGGGAAGGATTGCAATTGGCAAGGTTGTAAGAGGAAGTGTAAAGGTTGGTCAGCAGGTTGCAGTTTGCACAAAAGAAGAAGGTGTGCTACAAAAGACAACGGTTACAAAGCTTTACCAATTTGAGGGACTAAAAAGAGTTGAGTGTCTTGAAGCAAAACTTGGTGATATCATTGCAATTGCAGGAATTGAAGGGATAAACATCGGACAGACAGTAACAGATGCGGAAAATCCAGAACCTTTGGAGTTTATCAAGATTGATGAGCCAACAATCTCCATGATATTTTCAACAAACGACTCACCATTTGCAGGAAAAGAAGGCGAGTATGTAACATCAAGACATTTGAGAGAGCGCCTTTTTAAGGAGCTTGAGAGAAATGTTGGACTGAAAGTTGAGGAGACTGATTCACCCGATTCTTTTAAGGTATCAGGAAGAGGTGAGCTTCACCTTGCAATCTTAATTGAGACAATGAGAAGAGAAGGTTATGAGTTTCAGGTTTCAAAACCGCAGGTTATAACAAAGATTGTAAATGGTGAACTTTATGAGCCGTATGAATATTTGATAATTGATGTTCCAGAAGAATTTATGGGCACTGTCATGGAAAAATTAGGTCCGCGAAGAGCCCAGCTTCAAAATATGACTATCTTAAACGATGGATTTATGCGTCTTGAGCTTATAATACCTGCAAGAGGACTTATAGGTTTTAGGTCTGAGTTTTTGACAGATACCAAAGGCAATGGCATTATGAACCATGTGTTTTATGACTATATGCCATATGCTGGTGACATTCCTGAAAGAAACAGGGGTGCACTTATAGCTTTTGAAACTGGTGAGGCTGTGACATATGGTCTTTACAATGCTCAAGGAAGGGGAAGGCTTTTCATAGGTCCTGGCACGCAAGTATATGAAGGTATGATTGTTGGTGAAAGTTCGCGCCCAGAAGATATTGTTGTCAATGTTTGCAAGAAAAAACACTTGACAAACATGCGCTCAGCAACGGCTGATGAAGCTTTGCGTTTAACTCCGCCTGTGCAGCTTTCACTTGAAGAGTGTATAGAATTTCTGGCAGAGGATGAACTTTTGGAAGTGACACCAAAGAGTTTAAGGCTTAGAAAGAAGATTTTAAATCACGAGATGAGAAAGAAGATGGAATCAAGAGCCAAGAAAGAAGAAAAGGAGCCTGTATTTTAA
- a CDS encoding DUF5680 domain-containing protein yields the protein MLNLLQRTIIEGRLSCYVKKTKDFNPYEKSDVYDWEFKKEINRYIFKDSYRGFNPYAGVEVIIEKDSNKVVWICDYVGYVLDKCPIGANQVYDFLKEARAKHLVECNDDLFKDFTYEKELLKYKSIFELKATGVLEKTDIYYDKELIAQHIASWNCENMKMECYKI from the coding sequence ATGTTGAATTTATTGCAAAGGACAATAATTGAAGGAAGATTGTCTTGCTATGTGAAGAAAACAAAAGATTTTAATCCATATGAAAAATCAGATGTTTACGATTGGGAATTTAAAAAGGAGATAAACAGATACATTTTTAAAGATTCTTATCGTGGATTTAATCCCTATGCAGGAGTTGAAGTAATAATTGAGAAAGATAGCAATAAAGTGGTATGGATATGTGATTATGTTGGTTATGTTTTGGATAAATGCCCAATTGGTGCAAATCAAGTATATGATTTTTTAAAAGAAGCTAGGGCTAAGCATTTGGTGGAATGCAATGATGATCTATTTAAGGATTTTACATACGAAAAAGAATTATTAAAATATAAATCGATATTTGAACTTAAAGCAACAGGAGTATTGGAGAAAACTGATATTTATTATGATAAAGAATTAATTGCCCAACACATTGCATCTTGGAATTGTGAGAATATGAAGATGGAATGTTATAAAATATAG
- a CDS encoding RCC1 domain-containing protein, which translates to MISNAKKKFVGGKNEKIKYVLFLFLVSVILITLSTFYIKASNNMGKKIVYIDTGGNQNLAVTENGELYEWELGGTLESRYLPTKVMEHVKIAKAGWAHVLAIDQSGNLYCWGNNEYGQLGDGTKESKTTPVKVLENVIAIAAGNYHSLAVTKNGDLYAWGYNDCGQLGNGTRVDSNKPIKIMTNVKDVAAGWYTSFAITKNGDLYGWGANDSNLLCSGRSEYRSKPVKIMSEVQKISAGLNHALVLTKKGELYVLGYGSEKPLKVNLKDIKGVSHIYAGVSGDSYSLVVDKNGVLWAWGRGYNETVIIKNEVKQSKIYKIIEFKPVKIMSNVMLASGKLAMTKDKKLYIFCNNTGPFIFGAPERVDRPVLIMKNVSLCSAGADHSLALTKDGKLYGWGNNSYNQLGNGTKNPLCRPTKIDINVGEIIGILAGTQRSFLINKKGELFGWGSNTNNTIDFSNDKIISKPKIVLKGITQVDTNENETFVVTKNGKMYALVFVVQAERDTLKWQIIKENRQKMYNITNNVDKISAGYQTLILKKDGTLYALKGKTSWKGSHTQIESYVIEKVLNNVVSMASGYDHCLAVTKDGSLYAWGSDPAHGEIGNGIAIPNLRIDKPVKVMDNVKMVAAGANRSFALTKDGEVYAWGFNLGTLGTGTDSWYEPRPVKVFEGAVWISCKGEHVLALTKEGDLYGWGDNSSGQVGIGGIIISKPTQIIIR; encoded by the coding sequence ATGATTAGTAATGCCAAAAAAAAATTCGTAGGAGGGAAAAATGAAAAAATAAAATATGTCTTATTTTTATTTTTGGTAAGTGTGATATTGATAACATTGAGCACTTTCTATATCAAAGCATCAAATAATATGGGGAAGAAGATAGTTTACATCGATACGGGCGGTAATCAAAACCTTGCTGTAACAGAAAATGGAGAACTTTACGAATGGGAGTTAGGTGGAACGTTAGAATCTCGATATTTGCCTACAAAAGTAATGGAACATGTTAAGATTGCAAAAGCTGGATGGGCACATGTATTAGCAATAGACCAGAGTGGGAATTTATATTGTTGGGGTAATAACGAGTATGGACAATTAGGAGATGGAACAAAAGAGAGCAAAACTACTCCTGTAAAAGTTTTGGAAAATGTAATTGCAATAGCTGCTGGTAATTATCATAGCTTGGCAGTTACAAAAAATGGAGATTTATATGCATGGGGATACAACGATTGCGGACAGTTAGGAAATGGGACAAGAGTTGACAGTAACAAACCTATTAAGATTATGACAAATGTTAAAGATGTAGCAGCTGGATGGTATACAAGCTTTGCTATTACCAAAAATGGTGATTTATATGGATGGGGTGCAAATGACTCAAACCTATTATGTAGCGGTAGAAGTGAATATAGAAGTAAACCAGTAAAAATAATGAGTGAGGTTCAAAAAATTTCTGCGGGACTTAACCATGCTTTGGTCTTGACAAAAAAAGGAGAGTTGTATGTATTGGGATATGGAAGCGAGAAACCCCTAAAAGTAAATCTTAAAGATATAAAAGGTGTTTCACATATATATGCAGGAGTATCAGGAGATTCGTACAGCTTGGTGGTTGATAAAAATGGAGTATTATGGGCATGGGGACGAGGTTATAATGAAACTGTGATAATCAAAAACGAAGTTAAGCAATCTAAAATTTACAAAATTATAGAATTTAAGCCTGTTAAGATAATGTCAAATGTTATGTTGGCATCTGGTAAATTAGCAATGACGAAAGATAAAAAGTTATACATTTTTTGCAATAACACTGGACCATTTATCTTTGGTGCGCCAGAAAGAGTAGATAGGCCTGTTTTAATCATGAAAAATGTTTCTTTATGTAGTGCGGGTGCTGACCACTCTCTTGCTTTAACTAAGGATGGGAAATTATATGGATGGGGCAATAATTCATATAATCAGTTAGGGAACGGAACCAAAAATCCCTTATGTAGGCCCACAAAAATAGATATTAATGTTGGAGAAATCATAGGAATTTTAGCAGGAACTCAACGTAGTTTTTTGATTAATAAAAAAGGCGAACTTTTTGGGTGGGGAAGTAACACAAACAATACTATTGATTTTAGCAACGATAAAATAATTTCAAAACCTAAAATAGTATTAAAAGGAATTACACAAGTAGATACTAATGAAAATGAAACATTTGTTGTAACAAAAAATGGTAAAATGTATGCGTTAGTTTTTGTTGTTCAAGCAGAACGAGATACTCTTAAGTGGCAAATTATCAAAGAAAATAGACAAAAAATGTATAACATAACAAATAATGTAGACAAAATTAGTGCAGGGTATCAGACTTTAATCTTGAAAAAGGACGGGACCTTATATGCATTGAAAGGTAAAACTTCATGGAAAGGAAGCCATACGCAGATAGAATCTTATGTGATTGAGAAAGTATTGAATAATGTGGTATCAATGGCAAGTGGTTATGACCATTGCTTAGCTGTTACAAAAGATGGAAGTTTATATGCCTGGGGCAGTGATCCAGCTCATGGGGAAATAGGCAATGGAATAGCAATACCCAATCTTCGAATAGATAAGCCTGTAAAAGTAATGGATAATGTAAAAATGGTAGCTGCAGGTGCAAATAGAAGCTTTGCATTGACAAAAGATGGAGAAGTTTATGCATGGGGATTCAATTTGGGAACACTTGGAACTGGCACAGATTCATGGTATGAACCCAGACCTGTGAAAGTGTTTGAAGGAGCTGTATGGATATCTTGTAAAGGAGAACATGTATTGGCATTGACAAAAGAAGGGGATTTATATGGTTGGGGAGATAATAGTTCAGGACAAGTAGGAATTGGTGGTATTATTATCTCTAAGCCAACACAGATAATAATCCGGTAA